The Elaeis guineensis isolate ETL-2024a chromosome 14, EG11, whole genome shotgun sequence genome has a segment encoding these proteins:
- the LOC105061345 gene encoding uncharacterized protein codes for MATRTLRRRLHHGDVDGGRNEHMDESGLDAINEPLLEKYGYDEDHSEGYDHRSQEDIWDDKKKEQLHWTYLFSNLIAQWAQWLANILLTSGSIIGRLLPLPSIIQNGQGIKHYPIYLSPLQEERLRNLRQRLEVPFDGSRVEHQEALKQLWRLAYPNQEIPPLKSELWKEMGWQGSDPSTDFRGGGFISLENLIFFANNYPDSFHMLLHKQEGERAEWEYPFAVAGINISFMLIQMLDLQSGIPTSKAGARFLELLGEDDKAFDNLYCVAFRMMDAQWLAKRASYMEFNEVLKSTRTQLERELALEDITSIKDLPAYNMLN; via the exons ATGGCAACCAGAACCTTAAGAAGGCGACTTCATCATGGGGATGTTGATGGGGGAAGAAATGAGCATATGGATGAATCAGGTTTAGATGCCATAAATGAACCGCTTCTTGAAAAGTATGGTTATGATGAGGACCACTCCGAG GGATATGATCATAGAAGTCAGGAAGATATTTGGGATGACAAGAAGAAGGAACAGCTCCACTGGACATATCTTTTTTCGAATTTAATTGCTCAGTGGGCGCAATGGTTAG CAAACATTCTCCTGACCTCTGGTTCAATTATAGGGAGGTTATTACCTCTTCCCTCTATCATTCAAAATGGACAGGGTATCAAGCATTATCCAATCTATCTCAGTCCCTTACAG GAAGAAAGACTGAGAAATTTGAGGCAGAGATTGGAGGTCCCATTCGATGGTTCTCGTGTGGAACATCAA GAGGCCCTGAAACAACTTTGGAGGTTGGCTTATCCTAATCAAGAGATTCCTCCTCTCAAATCAGAGTTGTGGAAGGAGATGGGTTGGCAAGGTTCTGACCCATCGACAGATTTTAG GGGTGGTGGCTTTATATCATTGGAGAACCTCATCTTCTTTGCCAACAACTACCCT GATTCTTTCCACATGCTCTTACACAAGCAAGAAGGGGAAAGAGCTGAATGGGAGTACCCATTTGCTGTTGCTGGTATTAATATATCATTTATGCTGATACAGATGTTAGATTTACAATCAG GCATACCAACTTCGAAGGCAGGAGCTCGTTTTTTGGAACTTCTTGGAGAAGATGATAAAGCATTTGATAACCTTTACTGTGTAGCCTTTCGGATGATGGATGCCCAGTGGCTTGCAAAGCGCGCTTCTTATATGGAGTTCAAT GAAGTTTTGAAGTCTACAAGAACTCAATTAGAGCGTGAGCTTGCCTTAGAAGACATTACAAGTATAAAAGACCTACCGGCATACAACATGTTGAATTGA